The Austwickia sp. genome includes a region encoding these proteins:
- a CDS encoding ABC transporter permease subunit — protein sequence MTWFLEHAGAVGQLAVQHAYLAGLPLLIGLLLALPLGWLAQRGGWWRPALLTGTGLLYTIPSLALFVLIPLVLGTKILDPVNVLVAMTIYTIALLVRSVADGLASVPAETVAAATAMGYGGLRRLLAVDLPLAIPVIAAGLRVAAVSNVSIVSVASLIGVAQLGSLLTDGYQRFYGEELLVGIVCCVLLALAFDLVIVVLSRLLTPWTRAGRPSAAPAHTAAGAAS from the coding sequence ATGACCTGGTTCCTGGAGCACGCCGGGGCGGTGGGTCAGCTCGCGGTCCAACACGCGTACCTGGCCGGCCTGCCCCTCCTCATCGGGCTGCTCCTCGCCCTCCCGCTCGGCTGGCTCGCGCAGCGGGGCGGCTGGTGGCGCCCGGCGCTGCTCACCGGCACCGGGCTGCTCTACACGATCCCCAGCCTCGCGCTGTTCGTGCTCATCCCGTTGGTGCTCGGCACGAAGATCCTGGACCCCGTCAACGTCCTGGTCGCCATGACGATCTACACGATCGCGCTGCTCGTGCGGTCCGTGGCCGACGGGCTCGCCTCCGTGCCCGCGGAGACGGTCGCGGCGGCGACGGCGATGGGGTACGGCGGGCTGCGGCGCCTCCTCGCCGTCGACCTGCCGCTCGCGATCCCGGTCATCGCGGCCGGCCTGCGGGTCGCGGCGGTCAGCAACGTCAGCATCGTCTCGGTGGCCTCGCTCATCGGCGTCGCGCAGCTCGGGTCGCTGCTCACCGATGGCTACCAGCGGTTCTACGGCGAGGAGCTGCTCGTCGGCATCGTCTGCTGCGTGCTGCTGGCGCTGGCGTTCGACCTGGTCATCGTGGTGCTGTCGAGGCTGCTCACGCCGTGGACGCGGGCCGGTCGGCCGAGCGCCGCCCCCGCCCACACCGCCGCCGGGGCCGCCTCGTGA
- a CDS encoding ATP-binding cassette domain-containing protein: MIRFDEVTKRYGSGPPAVDGLTMTAPEGRITVLVGPSGCGKTTSLRMVNRMVTPSAGRITVGDQDTATMDAARLRRGIGYVIQHGGLFPHLTVERNVMTVPLLLGTPKATARDRARELLDRVGLDSSLARRYPGQLSGGQQQRVGVARALAADPPVLLMDEPFSAVDPVVRDQLQADLLALQQQLRKTILFVTHDIDEAIRLGDQVAVLRVGGRLAQLADPATLLASPADDFVAGFVGRDRGYRALGFVPAPGVIAPAPERPVRLGEPTAGSGEDGWVLVVDDVRRPLGWTRTDRTRAPERHEDLDLGGTVATLGGPLRTYLDAALSSPSRRGVVVDDFGALVGTVRVADLVAAMDSPRGPAGASDPGAAP; encoded by the coding sequence ATGATCCGGTTTGACGAGGTCACCAAGCGGTACGGCTCCGGCCCGCCCGCCGTCGACGGCCTCACGATGACGGCGCCCGAGGGCCGGATCACGGTGCTGGTGGGCCCGTCGGGCTGCGGCAAGACCACCTCGCTGCGGATGGTCAACCGGATGGTCACCCCGAGCGCCGGCCGCATCACCGTCGGCGATCAGGACACCGCGACGATGGACGCGGCGCGGCTGCGCCGCGGCATCGGCTACGTCATCCAACACGGCGGCCTGTTCCCGCACCTCACGGTGGAACGCAACGTCATGACCGTGCCGCTCCTCCTGGGCACGCCGAAGGCGACGGCGCGCGACCGGGCCCGGGAGCTGCTCGACCGCGTGGGCCTGGACTCATCGCTGGCCCGGCGCTACCCCGGGCAGCTCTCGGGGGGGCAACAGCAGCGGGTGGGGGTGGCGCGCGCGTTGGCCGCCGACCCCCCGGTGCTGCTCATGGACGAGCCGTTCAGCGCGGTCGACCCGGTGGTCCGCGACCAGCTGCAGGCCGACCTGCTCGCGCTGCAGCAGCAGCTCCGCAAGACGATCCTCTTCGTCACCCACGACATCGACGAGGCCATCCGCCTGGGGGACCAGGTGGCGGTGCTGCGGGTGGGCGGGCGCCTCGCTCAGCTCGCCGACCCCGCGACGCTGCTGGCCAGCCCGGCGGACGACTTCGTCGCCGGCTTCGTCGGCCGCGACCGCGGCTACCGGGCGCTGGGCTTCGTGCCGGCGCCGGGGGTGATCGCGCCGGCCCCGGAGCGGCCGGTCCGCCTCGGCGAGCCCACGGCCGGGTCCGGCGAGGACGGGTGGGTGCTCGTCGTCGACGACGTACGCCGTCCGCTCGGCTGGACCCGGACCGACCGCACCCGCGCCCCCGAGCGGCACGAGGACCTGGACCTCGGCGGGACCGTCGCCACGCTCGGCGGCCCGCTGCGGACCTACCTCGACGCGGCCCTGTCCTCGCCGTCGCGCCGCGGGGTGGTCGTGGACGACTTCGGCGCCCTGGTCGGCACCGTCCGGGTCGCCGACCTGGTCGCCGCCATGGACTCCCCGCGCGGGCCCGCGGGCGCGAGCGACCCGGGGGCGGCGCCATGA
- a CDS encoding sugar O-acetyltransferase, with the protein MNEATDRRSMRERMDAGELYVADDPELAEAHLRCMDLQEQYNATSARQGDLRADLLRRMLGHCGDGVVVRPPILLDYGRNLSIGARTFVNYHLVALDAARITIGADCQIAPNVQLLTAWHPLEPGPRRAKWEAATPITIGDNVWLGGGVIVLPGVSIGDDTVVGSGAVVTKDLPAGVVAVGNPARIVRQL; encoded by the coding sequence ATGAACGAGGCAACCGACCGGCGGTCGATGCGCGAGCGGATGGACGCGGGCGAGCTCTACGTCGCGGACGACCCCGAACTCGCCGAGGCACACCTGCGCTGCATGGACCTGCAGGAGCAGTACAACGCGACCTCGGCGCGGCAAGGCGACCTGCGTGCGGACCTGCTGCGCCGGATGCTCGGCCACTGCGGGGACGGGGTCGTGGTGCGGCCGCCGATTCTGCTCGACTACGGGCGGAACCTGTCCATCGGCGCGAGGACCTTCGTCAACTACCACCTGGTGGCCCTCGACGCCGCGCGGATCACGATCGGCGCCGACTGCCAGATCGCGCCCAACGTGCAGCTCCTCACCGCGTGGCACCCGCTCGAACCCGGCCCGCGGCGCGCCAAATGGGAGGCCGCGACGCCCATCACCATCGGCGACAACGTGTGGCTCGGCGGGGGCGTCATCGTGCTGCCTGGAGTAAGCATCGGCGACGACACGGTGGTCGGCTCGGGCGCGGTCGTGACCAAGGACCTGCCCGCCGGGGTCGTCGCCGTGGGCAATCCCGCGCGGATCGTGCGGCAGCTGTAA